One genomic segment of Burkholderia pyrrocinia includes these proteins:
- a CDS encoding UDP-glucose dehydrogenase family protein: protein MKITIIGTGYVGLVTGACLAEIGHDVFCLDVDPRKIDILNNGGMPIHEPGLLDIIARNRAAGRLRFSTDIEASVAHGEIQFIAVGTPPDEDGSADLQYVLEAARNIGRHMTGFKVIVDKSTVPVGTAQRVRGVVDEALAARGLAGSVAHRFSVVSNPEFLKEGAAVEDFMRPDRIIIGVDDDETGTIAREKMKKLYAPFNRNHERTIYMDVRSAEFAKYAANAMLATRISFMNEMSNLADKVGADIEAVRRGIGSDPRIGYHFLYAGVGYGGSCFPKDVQALIRTAGENGQPLRILEAVEAANHAQKDVLIGKIEQRFGADLTGREFAVWGLAFKPNTDDMREAPSRRLIAALLERGATVRAYDPVAVDEARRVFALDFGDDAAALARLHLVDTQDVAVTGADALVIVTEWKEFRSPDFMRLKAELKAPVIFDGRNLYEPDAMAELGIDYYAIGRPYVDPQSSSRG from the coding sequence ATGAAAATCACCATCATCGGCACCGGCTATGTCGGCCTCGTCACGGGCGCATGCCTCGCGGAGATCGGTCACGACGTCTTCTGTCTCGACGTCGATCCGCGCAAGATCGACATCCTGAATAACGGCGGCATGCCGATTCACGAACCGGGGCTGCTGGACATCATCGCGCGCAACCGTGCGGCGGGACGCCTGCGCTTCTCGACCGACATCGAGGCGAGCGTCGCGCACGGCGAGATTCAGTTCATTGCGGTCGGTACGCCGCCCGACGAGGACGGCTCGGCCGACCTGCAATACGTGCTCGAGGCCGCGCGCAACATCGGCCGCCACATGACGGGCTTCAAGGTGATCGTCGACAAGTCGACGGTGCCGGTCGGCACCGCGCAGCGCGTGCGCGGCGTGGTCGACGAGGCGCTTGCCGCACGCGGGCTCGCGGGCAGCGTCGCGCATCGCTTCTCGGTCGTGTCGAACCCGGAGTTCCTGAAGGAAGGCGCCGCGGTCGAGGATTTCATGCGTCCGGACCGGATCATCATCGGCGTCGACGACGACGAGACGGGCACGATCGCGCGCGAGAAGATGAAGAAGCTTTACGCGCCGTTCAATCGCAACCACGAACGGACGATCTACATGGACGTGCGTTCGGCCGAATTTGCGAAATATGCGGCGAATGCGATGCTCGCGACGCGCATCTCGTTCATGAACGAGATGTCGAATCTCGCCGACAAGGTCGGTGCCGACATCGAGGCCGTGCGCCGCGGGATCGGCTCCGATCCGCGCATCGGCTACCACTTCCTGTACGCGGGCGTCGGCTACGGCGGCTCGTGCTTCCCGAAGGACGTCCAGGCGCTGATTCGCACCGCGGGCGAGAACGGCCAGCCGCTGCGCATCCTGGAAGCCGTCGAGGCGGCCAACCATGCACAGAAGGACGTGCTGATCGGCAAGATCGAGCAGCGTTTCGGCGCCGACCTGACCGGCCGCGAGTTCGCGGTCTGGGGCCTTGCGTTCAAGCCGAACACCGACGACATGCGCGAGGCGCCGAGCCGCCGCCTGATCGCCGCGCTGCTCGAGCGCGGCGCGACCGTGCGCGCATACGATCCGGTCGCGGTCGACGAGGCGCGGCGCGTGTTCGCGCTGGATTTCGGCGACGATGCGGCGGCGCTCGCGCGGCTGCATCTCGTCGACACGCAGGACGTCGCCGTGACGGGCGCGGACGCGCTCGTGATCGTGACCGAATGGAAGGAATTCCGGAGCCCCGATTTCATGCGCCTGAAGGCCGAACTGAAGGCGCCGGTGATCTTCGACGGGCGCAACCTGTACGAGCCGGACGCGATGGCTGAACTGGGCATCGACTATTACGCGATCGGCCGGCCGTATGTCGATCCCCAGTCGTCCTCCCGTGGCTGA
- the rfaE1 gene encoding D-glycero-beta-D-manno-heptose-7-phosphate kinase produces MNTPREVVQVPREQIARSRVLVVGDVMLDRYWFGNVERISPEAPVPVVHVQRQEERLGGAANVARNAVTLGGQAGLLCVVGCDEPGERIVELLGSSGVTPHLERDPTLPTTIKLRVLARQQQLLRVDFEAMPTHEVLLAGLARFDALLPQHDVVLMSDYAKGGLTHVTTMIEKARAAGKSVLVDPKGDDWARYRGASLITPNRAELREVVGQWKSEDDLRARVAHLRAELDIDALLLTRSEEGMTLFSSTGELHAPALAREVFDVSGAGDTVIATIATMLGAGVPLVDAVVLANRAAGIVVGKLGTATVDYDELFH; encoded by the coding sequence ATGAATACTCCCCGCGAAGTCGTTCAGGTGCCGCGCGAGCAGATCGCGCGTTCGCGCGTGCTTGTCGTCGGCGACGTGATGCTCGACCGTTACTGGTTCGGCAACGTCGAGCGCATTTCGCCGGAAGCGCCGGTGCCGGTCGTGCACGTGCAGCGTCAGGAAGAGCGGCTCGGCGGCGCGGCCAACGTCGCGCGCAATGCCGTGACGCTCGGCGGCCAGGCCGGGTTGCTGTGTGTCGTCGGTTGCGACGAACCCGGCGAGCGGATCGTCGAGCTGCTGGGCAGCAGCGGTGTGACGCCGCATCTCGAGCGCGACCCGACGCTGCCGACCACGATCAAGCTGCGCGTGCTCGCGCGCCAGCAGCAACTGCTGCGCGTCGACTTCGAGGCAATGCCGACGCACGAGGTGCTGCTCGCGGGGCTCGCGCGTTTCGACGCGCTGCTGCCGCAGCACGACGTCGTGCTGATGTCGGATTACGCGAAAGGCGGCCTGACACACGTCACGACGATGATCGAGAAGGCCCGTGCGGCCGGCAAGTCCGTCCTTGTCGACCCGAAGGGCGACGACTGGGCGCGCTACCGTGGCGCATCGCTGATCACGCCGAACCGCGCGGAATTGCGCGAAGTGGTCGGGCAGTGGAAATCGGAAGACGATTTGCGCGCGCGCGTCGCGCATCTGCGCGCCGAGCTTGACATCGACGCGCTGCTGCTCACACGCTCGGAAGAGGGGATGACGCTTTTTTCCTCCACCGGCGAACTGCACGCACCGGCGCTCGCGCGTGAGGTGTTTGATGTGTCGGGCGCGGGCGATACCGTGATCGCGACGATCGCGACGATGCTCGGCGCGGGTGTGCCGCTCGTCGATGCGGTCGTGCTAGCGAATCGCGCGGCAGGCATCGTGGTCGGCAAGCTCGGCACGGCCACGGTGGACTACGACGAACTGTTTCACTGA
- a CDS encoding histone deacetylase family protein, whose protein sequence is MATAFYTHPDCMLHEMGEWHPECPARLSAIQDQLIASRIDDLIVHETAPFASEVALGRVHTQAHIDYIRGMTPVDGYVEIDPDTLMNRDTWRAALRAAGAAIAATDAVIEGRYANAFCSVRPPGHHAEPARAMGFCFFNNVAIAARHALDVHGIERVAIIDFDVHHGNGTEAAFANDERVLMCSFFQHPLYPFSGADHQAPNMVNLPMPARSNGMAIREAVDMFWLPRLDAFKPQMLFVSAGFDAHREDDIGNLGLVEADFEWLTAQIVDVARRHAQGRIVSCLEGGYNLSALGRSVVAHLRVLAGI, encoded by the coding sequence ATGGCAACCGCTTTCTATACGCACCCCGACTGCATGCTGCACGAGATGGGGGAATGGCATCCGGAATGCCCGGCCCGATTGTCGGCGATCCAGGATCAACTGATCGCGAGCCGCATCGACGATCTGATCGTGCACGAAACCGCGCCGTTCGCGAGCGAGGTGGCGCTGGGCCGCGTGCATACGCAGGCACACATCGACTACATCCGAGGCATGACGCCGGTCGACGGCTACGTCGAGATCGATCCCGATACGCTGATGAACCGCGACACGTGGCGCGCGGCACTGCGCGCGGCCGGTGCCGCGATCGCGGCGACCGACGCAGTGATCGAAGGCCGCTATGCGAATGCGTTTTGCAGTGTCCGGCCGCCCGGCCACCATGCGGAGCCCGCGCGCGCGATGGGTTTCTGCTTCTTCAACAACGTCGCGATCGCCGCACGGCATGCGCTCGACGTACACGGCATCGAGCGTGTCGCGATCATCGATTTCGACGTGCACCACGGCAACGGCACCGAGGCGGCATTCGCGAACGACGAGCGCGTGCTGATGTGCAGTTTCTTCCAGCATCCGTTGTACCCGTTCTCGGGCGCCGATCACCAGGCGCCGAACATGGTCAACCTGCCGATGCCCGCGCGCAGCAACGGGATGGCGATCCGCGAAGCCGTCGACATGTTCTGGCTGCCGCGTCTCGACGCGTTCAAGCCGCAGATGCTGTTCGTGTCGGCCGGCTTCGATGCGCATCGCGAGGACGACATCGGCAATCTCGGCCTCGTCGAAGCCGACTTCGAATGGCTGACCGCGCAGATCGTCGACGTGGCGCGTCGTCATGCGCAGGGCCGCATCGTGAGCTGCCTCGAAGGCGGCTACAACCTGTCCGCGCTCGGGCGCAGCGTCGTCGCGCATCTGCGCGTGCTGGCCGGCATCTGA
- a CDS encoding methionine ABC transporter ATP-binding protein, translating to MIELRNLSQRFPGPSGWVEALHNVNLTIPQGEVFGIIGRSGAGKSTLVRTINLLTRPTEGNVVVGGRDLTLLPAGQLREARREIGMIFQHFNLLSSRTVFDNVALPLELAGASRSEIEAAVLPLLDLVGLSAQKDRYPSQISGGQKQRVGIARALASQPKVLLSDEATSALDPETTRSILDLLKRINRELGLTIVLITHQMEVIKQVCDRVAVLDAGRVVEEGRVIDVFLQPHHEVTRALIGDVIAQELPPALKARVAERLKTGSGHLLRLAFTGSGVDQPILSETIRRYELDFNILHGQIDEIQGQAFGSLAVLAGGEPGKVGQALAFLREQGVVVEELSYVE from the coding sequence ATGATCGAATTACGTAATCTTTCGCAGCGTTTCCCCGGGCCGAGCGGCTGGGTCGAGGCGCTGCACAACGTCAACCTGACGATCCCGCAGGGCGAGGTGTTCGGCATCATCGGCCGAAGCGGCGCCGGCAAGAGCACGCTCGTGCGCACCATCAACCTGCTCACGCGGCCGACCGAAGGCAATGTCGTCGTCGGCGGGCGCGATCTCACGCTGCTGCCGGCAGGCCAGCTGCGCGAGGCGCGCCGCGAGATCGGCATGATCTTCCAGCACTTCAACCTGCTGTCGTCGCGCACGGTGTTCGACAATGTTGCGCTGCCGCTGGAGCTGGCCGGCGCTAGCCGTTCCGAGATCGAGGCAGCGGTGCTGCCGCTGCTCGACCTCGTCGGGCTGTCCGCGCAGAAGGATCGTTACCCGTCGCAGATCAGCGGCGGACAGAAGCAGCGCGTCGGCATCGCACGCGCGCTCGCGAGCCAGCCGAAGGTGCTGTTGTCGGACGAAGCGACGTCCGCGCTCGATCCCGAGACCACACGTTCGATCCTCGACCTGCTGAAGCGCATCAATCGCGAGCTCGGCCTGACGATCGTGCTGATCACGCACCAGATGGAAGTGATCAAGCAGGTGTGCGATCGCGTCGCTGTGCTCGATGCGGGGCGCGTGGTCGAGGAAGGCCGCGTGATCGACGTGTTCCTGCAGCCGCATCACGAAGTGACGCGCGCGCTGATCGGCGACGTGATCGCGCAGGAACTGCCGCCCGCGCTGAAGGCGCGCGTGGCCGAGCGGTTGAAGACGGGCAGCGGGCATCTGCTGCGGCTCGCGTTCACGGGCTCGGGTGTCGACCAGCCGATCCTGTCGGAGACGATCCGCCGGTACGAACTCGATTTCAACATCCTGCACGGCCAGATCGACGAGATCCAGGGGCAGGCATTCGGTTCGCTCGCGGTGCTCGCGGGCGGCGAGCCGGGCAAGGTCGGGCAGGCGCTCGCGTTCCTGCGCGAGCAAGGTGTGGTGGTAGAGGAGCTTTCGTATGTTGAGTGA
- a CDS encoding alpha/beta hydrolase, with the protein MTAITTPAAAPATAGSAPASPPAPKMGRLRTADGLELASYRWPAGDGTAPPRATIALVHGLAEHAGRYAALAGRLNAAGIDVLAIDLRGHGQSPGKRAWVERFDGYLNDADALVAEAARGNTPLFLMGHSMGGAVAALYAIERAPARGHALTGLVLSSPALAPGRDVPRWMLAVSRVISRAWPTFPAIRIDAALLSRDPAIVAANRADPLVHHGAVPARTGAEILDAMARIERGRGALRVPVLVYHGTEDKLTEPDGSRAFGARVGSPDRTLTLYEGGFHETMNDLERDRVIDALIAWIHARVPAR; encoded by the coding sequence ATGACCGCCATCACCACGCCGGCCGCCGCACCTGCCACCGCCGGATCGGCGCCTGCGTCGCCGCCCGCGCCGAAAATGGGTCGGCTGCGCACCGCGGACGGGCTCGAACTGGCGTCGTACCGCTGGCCGGCCGGCGACGGCACCGCGCCGCCGCGCGCGACGATCGCGCTCGTGCACGGCCTCGCCGAACACGCGGGCCGCTATGCCGCGCTCGCCGGCCGGCTGAACGCGGCCGGCATCGACGTGCTCGCGATCGATCTGCGCGGGCACGGCCAGTCGCCCGGCAAGCGGGCCTGGGTCGAGCGTTTCGACGGTTACCTGAACGATGCGGATGCGCTGGTTGCCGAAGCCGCGCGCGGCAATACGCCGCTGTTCCTGATGGGACACAGCATGGGCGGCGCGGTCGCCGCGCTGTACGCGATCGAACGCGCGCCGGCCCGCGGCCACGCGCTGACGGGCCTCGTGCTGTCGAGCCCGGCGCTCGCACCGGGGCGCGACGTGCCGCGCTGGATGCTCGCGGTGAGCCGCGTCATCAGCCGCGCGTGGCCGACCTTCCCCGCGATCCGGATCGATGCGGCGCTGCTGTCGCGCGATCCGGCCATCGTCGCGGCCAATCGCGCCGATCCGCTCGTGCATCACGGTGCGGTGCCCGCACGCACCGGTGCGGAGATTCTCGACGCGATGGCGCGCATCGAACGCGGCCGCGGCGCGCTGCGCGTCCCGGTGCTCGTTTATCACGGCACCGAGGACAAGCTGACCGAACCCGACGGCAGCCGAGCGTTCGGCGCGCGCGTCGGCTCGCCCGATCGCACGCTGACGCTATACGAAGGCGGCTTCCACGAAACGATGAACGATCTCGAACGCGATCGCGTGATCGACGCGCTGATCGCGTGGATTCACGCGCGCGTGCCGGCTCGCTGA
- the mltB gene encoding lytic murein transglycosylase B, producing the protein MMSIVCREFAANLPQWGPASPRRVGCVGYTAPNPIALSARFDMNSSKPAALLSALFRVRAPLVAAAAVAAALGAAPAGAQTQPAKPAGKLVAQAQPQQPAPQGQTFEEEIVPQRYANNAKVDAFIDEMVSRNGFDSASLHALFSRISYSATAVKLVKPAASPTVKNWRVYRSRFIEPIRINAGVKFWKANQATLQRASEEFGVPPEVIVGIIGVETIYGRYMGNFRVLDALTTLTFDYPDTPNRDSRQATFRKNLEDFLVWTRDNQLDPTTVLGSYTGAIGIPQFLPSSIREYAVDFDGTGHVDLRSSPVDAIGSVANYLKQHGWETDRPVVWQITPDTGSLGIAQAAADGQPEPHWALSQLMRAGMTLNEPAVNITTEAATPVTVVDLPSPGRATEYMLGLKNFYVLTRYNRSFFYALTVYQLGEAVKAQMEASGALKPAADDAQAQ; encoded by the coding sequence ATGATGTCCATCGTCTGCCGCGAATTCGCCGCTAACTTACCACAATGGGGGCCTGCATCGCCCCGGCGCGTGGGATGCGTCGGGTATACTGCGCCGAACCCAATCGCCCTGTCCGCCCGCTTCGACATGAATTCCAGCAAGCCTGCCGCCCTTCTCTCCGCGCTGTTCCGTGTTCGCGCTCCGCTCGTCGCTGCCGCAGCCGTCGCCGCAGCCCTCGGCGCCGCGCCTGCCGGCGCGCAGACGCAGCCTGCGAAGCCTGCCGGCAAGCTCGTCGCACAGGCCCAGCCCCAGCAGCCGGCGCCGCAAGGCCAGACCTTCGAAGAGGAAATCGTTCCGCAGCGTTACGCGAACAACGCCAAGGTCGACGCATTCATCGACGAGATGGTGAGCCGCAACGGCTTCGACTCCGCAAGCCTGCATGCGCTGTTCTCGCGCATCAGCTATTCGGCAACGGCGGTCAAGCTCGTGAAACCGGCCGCGTCGCCGACGGTCAAGAACTGGCGCGTCTATCGCTCGCGTTTCATCGAGCCGATCCGCATCAATGCGGGCGTGAAGTTCTGGAAGGCTAACCAGGCGACGCTGCAGCGTGCATCCGAGGAATTCGGCGTGCCGCCCGAGGTGATCGTCGGCATCATCGGCGTCGAGACGATCTATGGCCGCTACATGGGCAATTTCCGCGTGCTCGATGCGCTGACGACGCTCACGTTCGACTATCCGGACACCCCGAATCGCGACAGCCGCCAGGCAACGTTCCGCAAGAACCTCGAGGATTTCCTGGTCTGGACCCGCGACAACCAGCTCGACCCGACCACCGTGCTCGGCTCGTATACGGGCGCGATCGGGATTCCGCAATTCCTGCCGAGCAGCATCCGCGAATATGCCGTCGACTTCGACGGCACGGGCCACGTCGATCTGCGCAGCAGTCCCGTCGACGCGATCGGCAGCGTCGCGAACTACCTGAAGCAGCACGGCTGGGAAACCGACCGCCCGGTGGTCTGGCAGATCACGCCCGATACGGGCAGCCTGGGCATCGCACAGGCCGCCGCCGACGGCCAGCCCGAACCGCACTGGGCGCTGTCGCAACTGATGCGCGCGGGCATGACGCTGAACGAACCGGCGGTCAACATCACCACCGAAGCCGCCACGCCGGTGACCGTGGTCGACCTGCCGTCGCCGGGGCGCGCGACCGAATACATGCTCGGACTCAAGAATTTCTACGTGCTGACGCGCTACAACCGCAGCTTCTTCTACGCACTCACCGTGTATCAGCTCGGCGAGGCCGTGAAGGCGCAGATGGAAGCGAGCGGCGCGCTGAAGCCGGCCGCCGACGACGCGCAAGCGCAGTAA
- a CDS encoding methionine ABC transporter permease, giving the protein MLSEMFDMFVQSFWETLIMVGISGAVGALVGLPLGVLLYLTDRQGVLQNLAVNRVLGGIVNAVRSTPFIILLVAVIPFTRLVTGSSIGTAAAVVPLTLAAAPFIARLVETALREVDRGLIEAAQSMGATTSQIVFKVLLPESLPGVVAGLTITFVSLVGYSAMAGAIGGGGLGDLGIRYGYQRYLPEVMWTVVAILIVFVQIVQSFGDWLVRRLSHK; this is encoded by the coding sequence ATGTTGAGTGAGATGTTCGATATGTTCGTGCAGTCGTTCTGGGAGACGCTGATCATGGTCGGCATCTCCGGGGCGGTCGGCGCACTCGTCGGCCTGCCGCTCGGCGTGCTGCTCTATCTGACCGACCGCCAGGGCGTGCTGCAGAACCTCGCCGTGAATCGTGTGCTCGGCGGCATCGTGAACGCCGTTCGCTCGACGCCGTTCATCATCCTGCTGGTCGCGGTGATTCCGTTTACGCGGCTCGTGACGGGTTCGTCGATCGGCACGGCCGCGGCGGTCGTGCCGCTGACGCTGGCGGCCGCACCGTTCATCGCGCGTCTCGTCGAGACGGCGCTGCGCGAAGTCGACCGCGGGCTGATCGAGGCTGCGCAATCGATGGGCGCGACCACGTCGCAGATCGTATTCAAGGTGCTGCTGCCCGAATCGCTGCCGGGCGTCGTTGCGGGCCTGACGATCACGTTCGTGTCGCTGGTCGGCTATTCGGCGATGGCAGGTGCGATCGGCGGTGGCGGGCTCGGCGATCTCGGGATCCGCTACGGCTACCAGCGTTATCTGCCGGAAGTGATGTGGACGGTCGTCGCGATCCTGATCGTGTTCGTGCAGATCGTGCAGTCGTTCGGCGACTGGCTCGTCCGCCGGCTGAGCCACAAATAA
- the cysM gene encoding cysteine synthase CysM, which produces MAYKTIEDTIGNTPLVQLVRLPDDEIRARNNVVLAKLEGNNPAGSVKDRPALSMISKAEARGHIKPGDTLIEATSGNTGIALAMAAAIRGYKMVLIMPEDLSVERRQSMAAYGAEIVLTPVKGGMELARDLADQMQREGKGVILDQFANPDNPVAHYEATGPEIWRDTDGRVTHFVSAMGTTGTIMGVSRYLKEQNPAIEIVGAQPEEGSRIPGIRKWPEAYLPTIFDRSRVDRVENVSQAASETMARRLAAVEGIFAGISSGGACEVAMRIARQVENATIVFIICDRGDRYLSTGVFPA; this is translated from the coding sequence ATGGCTTACAAAACTATCGAAGACACGATCGGCAATACGCCGCTCGTGCAACTGGTCCGCTTGCCGGACGACGAGATTCGCGCGCGCAACAACGTGGTGCTCGCGAAGCTCGAAGGCAACAACCCGGCCGGTTCCGTGAAGGATCGCCCGGCGCTGTCGATGATCAGCAAGGCCGAGGCACGCGGGCACATCAAGCCGGGCGATACGCTGATCGAGGCGACGAGCGGCAACACCGGCATCGCGCTCGCAATGGCAGCGGCGATCCGCGGCTACAAGATGGTGCTGATCATGCCGGAGGACCTGTCGGTCGAGCGCCGCCAGAGCATGGCCGCTTACGGCGCCGAAATCGTCCTGACGCCCGTGAAGGGCGGGATGGAACTGGCGCGCGACCTCGCGGACCAGATGCAGCGCGAAGGCAAGGGCGTGATCCTCGACCAGTTCGCGAATCCCGACAATCCCGTTGCGCACTACGAAGCGACGGGCCCGGAGATCTGGCGCGATACCGACGGGCGCGTCACGCACTTCGTGTCGGCGATGGGCACGACCGGCACGATCATGGGCGTGTCGCGGTATCTGAAGGAACAGAATCCCGCGATCGAGATCGTCGGTGCGCAGCCGGAAGAAGGTTCGCGCATTCCGGGCATCCGCAAGTGGCCGGAAGCCTATCTGCCGACGATCTTCGATCGCAGCCGCGTCGACCGCGTCGAGAACGTGAGCCAGGCCGCCTCCGAAACGATGGCGCGCCGGCTGGCGGCTGTCGAAGGCATCTTCGCTGGCATTTCGTCTGGCGGCGCGTGCGAAGTCGCGATGCGCATCGCGCGTCAGGTGGAGAACGCGACGATCGTGTTCATCATCTGCGATCGCGGCGACCGCTATCTGTCCACGGGCGTGTTCCCGGCCTGA
- a CDS encoding ComEA family DNA-binding protein: MIRKWFAAAVMLGAVASAWAAVDVNTANEDALVGIKGIGPARAKAILDERGARGPFRNAQDLASRVKGMGGHTVERLQQEGLTIGAAGSGAAGAGTAAAPVAGKPAAAKPAAAPARTAQK, translated from the coding sequence ATGATCAGGAAATGGTTTGCCGCAGCGGTCATGCTCGGCGCAGTCGCGTCGGCCTGGGCGGCCGTCGACGTCAACACCGCGAACGAGGATGCGCTCGTCGGCATCAAGGGCATCGGCCCGGCGCGGGCGAAGGCGATTCTCGACGAACGCGGCGCGCGCGGTCCGTTCAGGAATGCGCAAGATCTCGCGTCACGCGTGAAAGGCATGGGCGGCCATACCGTCGAGCGACTTCAGCAGGAAGGGCTGACGATAGGCGCGGCCGGCTCAGGCGCGGCCGGCGCAGGCACCGCGGCCGCACCGGTCGCGGGCAAGCCGGCGGCCGCAAAGCCTGCCGCTGCACCTGCCCGCACCGCGCAGAAGTAA
- the rfaD gene encoding ADP-glyceromanno-heptose 6-epimerase — MTLIVTGAAGFIGANIVKALNERGETRIIAVDNLTRADKFRNLVDCEIDDYLDKTEFVERFARGDFGKVRAVFHEGACSDTMETDGRYMMDNNFRYSRAVLDACLAQGAQFLYASSAAIYGGSTRFVEERDVEAPLNVYGYSKFLFDQVIRRVLPTAKSQIAGFRYFNVYGPRETHKGRMASVAFHNFNQFRAEGKVKLFGEYNGYAPGEQTRDFVSVEDVAKVNLFFFDHPEKSGIFNLGTGRAQPFNDIASTVVNTLRALDNLPPLTLAQQVEQGLIEYVAFPDALRGKYQCFTQADQTKLRVAGYDAPFLTVQEGVDRYVRWLSGQV; from the coding sequence ATGACCCTCATCGTCACCGGCGCAGCCGGCTTTATCGGCGCGAACATCGTCAAGGCGCTCAACGAGCGCGGCGAGACGCGCATCATCGCGGTCGACAACCTGACGCGCGCGGACAAGTTCCGGAATCTCGTCGATTGCGAGATCGACGACTATCTGGACAAGACGGAATTCGTCGAACGCTTCGCGCGCGGCGATTTCGGCAAGGTGCGCGCGGTGTTCCACGAAGGCGCCTGTTCGGACACGATGGAAACCGACGGCCGCTACATGATGGACAACAACTTCCGCTATAGCCGCGCGGTGCTCGACGCCTGCCTCGCACAGGGCGCGCAGTTCCTGTACGCGTCGTCGGCCGCGATCTACGGCGGCTCGACGCGTTTCGTCGAGGAGCGCGACGTCGAGGCGCCGCTGAACGTGTACGGCTATTCGAAGTTCCTGTTCGACCAGGTGATCCGTCGCGTGCTGCCGACCGCGAAGAGCCAGATCGCCGGCTTCCGCTATTTCAACGTGTACGGCCCGCGCGAGACGCACAAGGGGCGCATGGCGTCGGTTGCGTTCCACAACTTCAACCAGTTCCGCGCGGAAGGCAAGGTGAAGCTGTTCGGCGAGTACAACGGCTATGCACCGGGCGAGCAGACGCGTGACTTCGTGTCGGTCGAGGACGTCGCAAAAGTGAACCTGTTCTTCTTCGATCATCCGGAGAAGTCGGGCATCTTCAACCTCGGCACCGGGCGTGCGCAGCCGTTCAACGACATCGCGTCGACGGTCGTGAACACGCTGCGTGCGCTCGACAACCTGCCGCCGCTGACGCTCGCGCAGCAGGTCGAGCAGGGGCTGATCGAATACGTGGCATTCCCCGATGCGTTGCGCGGCAAGTACCAGTGCTTCACGCAGGCCGACCAGACGAAACTCCGCGTGGCCGGCTACGACGCACCGTTCCTGACCGTGCAGGAAGGTGTCGACCGCTACGTGCGTTGGCTATCCGGCCAGGTTTAA